A window of the Planococcus citri chromosome 4, ihPlaCitr1.1, whole genome shotgun sequence genome harbors these coding sequences:
- the LOC135843178 gene encoding uncharacterized protein LOC135843178: protein MVLYSAIHLNLTDRIEELEKEILNREDKMCEIEAKVFHDHLLALHDRLIAYEIQFEANVTDYTYLTTHLRVLRPYHLKVIDLQIKLTKIFTPTTASKTKTKVINLFDHQNEDLELEIVEKLHARIQKQNFLIRQIDSVQTNEDICPGKAEVLYNHIGRLYDTFISNQVQIETLVEKDPSLFSQQKITAEVQQKVIDFQTKMNKIITPTASKSPTKFDSDQIDDDEIIHTDSSDLDVLFKKRESTINRMTSLDQKDNLSPEKAEILYQHLTPLYQSFISDQNEIETLVSGTLLEAQQEISRQIQNKVIELQTTFKKLFAPATSSSTTELKTCSDLIALFNELFISDQTGNGNSRITHHNQLEISRDIHRKLNCLQSTLNRILSSSAVSTYLKEINVTEQSIEAQTSSSQTSIVVENNDKRNLALKRPRMSILDEPFSRE from the coding sequence atgGTGCTGTACAGTGCGATACATCTCAATTTAACCGATCGAATCGAAGAGTTGGAGAAAGAAATACTGAACCGGGAGGATAAAATGTGCGAAATAGAAGCCAAAGTATTCCACGATCATCTTCTCGCCCTTCACGATCGACTTATTGCCTATGAAATTCAATTCGAGGCGAACGTGACCGATTACACGTACCTGACCACTCATCTGCGTGTACTTCGCCCTTACCACCTCAAGGTAATCGATTTGCAGATAAAATTAACCAAAATCTTCACACCTACCACAGCATCGAAGACAAAAACCAAGGTAATCAATCTATTTGACCATCAAAACGAAGATCTCGAACTCGAAATCGTAGAAAAACTACACGCGcgaattcaaaaacaaaattttctaatcaGACAAATTGATTCGGTGCAAACAAACGAAGATATTTGCCCAGGAAAAGCTGAAGTATTGTACAATCACATCGGTAGACTTTACGATACGtttatttcaaatcaagttcAGATCGAGACGTTGGTCGAAAAAGATCCTAGTTTATTTAGTCAACAAAAAATCACAGCAGAAGTTCAACAAAaagtaatcgattttcaaacaaaaatgaataaaataatcacACCTACTGCGTCAAAATCTCCTACGAAATTCGATTCAGATCAGATTGACGATGACGAAATAATACACACTGATTCCAGTGATTTAGACGTATTGTTCAAAAAACGAGAATCCACAATTAATCGAATGACATCCCTAGACCAAAAAGATAACCTAAGCCCAGAAAAAGCCGAAATATTATACCAGCATCTCACTCCCTTGTACCAATCATTTATCTCGGATCAGAATGAGATCGAGACCCTGGTCAGTGGCACTTTGCTCGAAGCTCAACAAGAAATTTCTAGACAAATCCAAAACAAAGTGATCGAACTTcaaacaactttcaaaaaactcttCGCACCTGCCACTTCTTCATCTACAACAGAGCTCAAAACATGCTCCGATCTAATCGCCTTATTCAACGAGTTATTTATCTCGGATCAAACTGGCAATGGCAATAGCAGAATTACTCATCATAATCAATTGGAAATCAGCAGAGATATTCACAGAAAGCTCAACTGTCTTCAATCGACGCTCAACAGAATACTTTCATCGTCTGCTGTATCGACgtatttgaaagaaattaacgTAACCGAGCAATCTATTGAAGCTCAAACATCGTCGTCTCAAACGTCAAttgttgttgaaaataatgataaacgTAATTTAGCACTTAAACGTCCAAGAATGAGTATTCTAGATGAACCTTTTTCCCGTGAATAA